The nucleotide window CACAGGCACCAGAAGGTCGTAGCTCCCGAAGGAGAGGTCCGTCACCCTCTGGCCGCTTACCATGTGGATGTGCCCGTCTGTGAGGCGGAAGGTGATGCCCTCGGCGCTTCCCTTGAGGACCCGCCCTTCCCGGGCGTAGACGACGATGGGCCGCCCGGGCTTTCTCCGGTCGTATATGAAGACGCCCTCGAAGGCGTCGGGGGCGGGCTTTCTGCGGGTGTAGATGATGACGTCCTTGAAGTCGTCGTTGAAGATGCCTTCCTCGATGGCGTAATGCGCCCTCTGTGTGATGAGCTCCTCGAGCATGGCCCTCAGCCTCTGGGAGGCCGCCGGCGCCACGAAGAAGCTCATCGCGCCGGAGGCGAGGAAGGCCAGCGCGCCCAGGGCGAAGACCGGCCGGGAGATGGAGCGGAAGGACATCCCGCTTGCCCGCAAGACCACCAGCTCGCTCTCGGCGTTGAGCCTGCCGTAGGTGAGGAGCACCGCCAGAAGCAAGGCCATGGGCGTGCTGACCACGGCGAGCTGGGGCTGGAGATAGAGCACGATGCGGGCCGTCTCCGCCAGGGGAGCCCCCACCGCCGAGAGGGACCGCATCAGGCGGAAGACCCTCTCCGCCATGAGGACCACGTTCAGGGCGAAGAGCCCGATGGCGAAGGTGCCGAGGAGTTCCCCGAAGATGGAGCGGTGGATTGTCTTCATGCCTGACTCCCCATTTTACAGGATGCCCGCAACCCGTTGAAAGCTCCCCGCCGCCGCCGGAAGCGCATCCGGCCCTCATGCACAACGATGCTTCACGCGGCAGGTGCCTGAAGGTCGTCACCTCCGCGCCTTTTCGTCACCCCCGCGAAGGCGGGCATCCATTCCGCCGGTCTTTGTCTTTCCGGGGGGGATACGTAAGGGGGACGTTCGTCCCCCTTACGAGTGCGTCCGTCCCCCTTACGAGTGCGCCAGTCCCCCTTGCGAGTGTTTTGGTGATTTGACCCCTTGCATACGCACGGGAGGCATAGTATATTCGTCAAGTCCCCGGAAGGGGCCATCTTCACAGGAAAGGAGGAAGACTATGCGCACACTGGCAGCCGTAACGGCTGTTTTGCTGGTTTTTCTGGCCGTGCCCGCCTACGCGCTCATGGGCGTGGGGCTGGAGGTGGCGGTGGGGGGCGCCTACCAGGACCCCTCGGGCTACGTCGCCTCGCAGTCCACCGTCGTAAGCGACAGGGTCGACGTGGAGAGTGATGCGGGGTACGACTCGGAGTTTCAGGTCTATGGCCGGGCCAAGCTCGAGCTGCCCCTTATCCTTCCCAACGTCTACGTCATGGCCACCCCCATGAAGTTCGACGGCACGGGCTCGAAGAACGTCTCCTTCGACTTCAAGGGCCGGACCTTCAACGCCAGCGTTCCCTTCAAGAGCGAGGTGACGCTGAACCACTACGACGTGGCGCTTTACTACGACATCCCCTTCCTCGATACGCTCAGCATGGGGAAGCTCGGGGCCGAGCTGGGCCTGAACGTGCGCTTTCTGGACCTGAAGGCCGAGGTGGACCAGCCCACCACGGGAACGTCCGCCTCCGCGGAGACCTCGCTCGTGGTGCCCATGGTCTACGCCGGGGTGCAGGTAAACCCCGTGGACCTGTTCTCCGTGGAGGGGGAGCTCAGGGCCATCGCCTACGACGGCGACTCGTACTGGGACCTCATCGGCAGGGTGAAGGTCAAGCCCATGGGGCCGCTGTTCGTGGCCGGGGGGTACCGCTACGAGAGCGTCGACATCGAGCAGAGCAACATAGAGGCGGACCTTGAGTTCTCGGGCCCCTTCATCGAGGCCGGGGTGGCCTTCTAGGGGGCAATGCGGACGGAGCGCAGGGGCGTCCCTGGTGCGGGGATGCAACGGCAAAACGGGCGCACTCCCGGGAGGGTGTCCGTTTTTGGCATAAGGACGCGCAATTTCGAGGATGCGGCTCTTTTGCCCCAGGCGGTGTCGTTTTTGCAAATACCGAGAAACCACTTGACAAAAACAGGCGGAAATGATAAAAACATAAACAATTTAAGCCGTAAGAGAGTTACGCTTTTTAACCGTTTATTTTATTATCAACCTCCGTTGGAGGGAGACATCACAAAGGGGAGGTGATAAAGCAAGCGAGGGGCGCCGGCGCCGCCGGCCGCAAAGTGAAAGCAGCCTCCGCCCTTTGCGGAGGCAATCATACGAGACAGGGCATGCAAGGCCCGCTAACTCAAAAGGAGGGTTAGGACATTGAAGAGATTCTTCGTATTAGCTCTTAGCATCCTTTTCGTTTTGGGGCTCGGCGTTCAGGCCTATGCCATCCACGCCGAGATACCCGCCGAGACCCAGGCCGCCGTGGCCGTGGGCCAGACGCAGATAACCCTGGGCGGAAGCATCCGGGTCCGGGGCGAGTACAGGGATAACTTGGATTTCAATGACGACGTCAAGGACCACTTCTCCGCCTACGACGAGCGTATCCGCCTGAGCACCGACGCCAAGCTCTCCGAGAACCTCGAGGGCCTGGTGG belongs to Nitrospirota bacterium and includes:
- a CDS encoding LptF/LptG family permease, whose amino-acid sequence is MKTIHRSIFGELLGTFAIGLFALNVVLMAERVFRLMRSLSAVGAPLAETARIVLYLQPQLAVVSTPMALLLAVLLTYGRLNAESELVVLRASGMSFRSISRPVFALGALAFLASGAMSFFVAPAASQRLRAMLEELITQRAHYAIEEGIFNDDFKDVIIYTRRKPAPDAFEGVFIYDRRKPGRPIVVYAREGRVLKGSAEGITFRLTDGHIHMVSGQRVTDLSFGSYDLLVPVAIHNPTRLYNELTPAGLLREARGKKGRSRVKLLLEFHRRLSLPALCLLLMLFAPPLAMRSGRTGRMGGLVTGFLVFAAYYAAVLYGENLALSGHLPVWAAAWMPAAALGTAALLVFRREEKK
- a CDS encoding TIGR04219 family outer membrane beta-barrel protein encodes the protein MRTLAAVTAVLLVFLAVPAYALMGVGLEVAVGGAYQDPSGYVASQSTVVSDRVDVESDAGYDSEFQVYGRAKLELPLILPNVYVMATPMKFDGTGSKNVSFDFKGRTFNASVPFKSEVTLNHYDVALYYDIPFLDTLSMGKLGAELGLNVRFLDLKAEVDQPTTGTSASAETSLVVPMVYAGVQVNPVDLFSVEGELRAIAYDGDSYWDLIGRVKVKPMGPLFVAGGYRYESVDIEQSNIEADLEFSGPFIEAGVAF